The proteins below are encoded in one region of Doryrhamphus excisus isolate RoL2022-K1 chromosome 4, RoL_Dexc_1.0, whole genome shotgun sequence:
- the si:ch211-225b11.4 gene encoding thyroid adenoma-associated protein homolog isoform X4, with protein MCCFLFFLLFVRRSWIVTTLLLRKVKACVGDIWKMTRGRLLPNCSSLQQQLISIIWTNAESPVEGVSDCARVAFSLLLDVYEMDCVQFGDTAKPLYLPLLHRIIQLPWESKAKYHRLSALLPYLGTDKVLDQYAELPDHLLKCMSNDHLSPSGSELYKCLIQHQRKELCGDSSKSESDLANHWAKRWLSVLLEALTSHVVLLQSNGSTYLLPSTLQVFPSAVEPLLASLDPFSPGHLCAWAFIMSSYRATTGASPWALQGNSTLKTLQLALGSADDKIRLAALNVLCCSPKTKETPSLEELEIMRTFIPQNLNSESSLFRQHFQAAVRRFLVRIRDGCLAQVKQQKGKEHTSQTESSQESLSRGIGFVDWLCQLACYNLTPGHCYQRKKTALLLMSALFETCTDTWSPNKKKGQPPVNMGCLIHCARLRGQWDFFSREKLLVVISCLEDSTNEIRELSAGLLVKFFPPTVPDDIAASLLTRTKKLLSSPRVQQAQMGALMMKVLHHKWQGLPEHCKLNSDINISGRRNIQAYSVIRFLVKELDDHYLTAKTNLLLAARTKPIHGVLSALQRCLLEASCSIYDSLDPALTTEVLSLLEKISLLLLGVLHGQRHTESDAPPSFCDMGNAINSLIEHSSEGEQGDRGEDCVLLSEEHSLVLTCCWVSLKETGILLGSLVERILSESKPATCFLTKQQLRRASDIFKNILLKCRHWGAVEGCCVGFTRFCSSLLGSSDPDLRDIPAHMLQQGLQAVQSPSSTSVTRRAAGLPMLILCVLSAEEASKTRPLLAHSMKILMDTARTPLPENWDQTLDIPQVCAVHTLQALVRGSGLGVAILQFAPTVATLSLTMLSSPCWAMRNAALQLYSSLCSRMLGQRPSSEEGATKHGMSPHAFFHHYSSLKPVLVEELRVAAFDLQAPPEDARLRLQPSLYPILTLLSQLQPGVQDSAETLADFLPPLLQLSASPIYSVRVMASKALVAMTPPSDYMNIVVKLTSQLPHTPEHCSHNRLHGQLLQIKALLDRALSTDCASPAELHAAVSAIEASVWLASSLQCCPLVRGAYVTVVELLRRCCCETFVSKLFDILVHELRAPQQGLQVGLSSFHQQAINFLCADHQWACDIWETFPAASCDLKLALVTWVVESQTSLISHLKDLIKSVLQSSLREALLSPMVEYRRTHLAALVAVITRENSLPPPAFLEEPVLGCLDLLLKDLEGQRGGSEFLSHALHGASHLLSQCSKDSVIERWCGILESHRSPDSLEVLRVACAEALCVAGLPLMTQNRIPPTITIKLLSTGLYLLQDQSQLVRTKAASFISLLHHTKGGGQRSVNLIQVNLTVPLLLDLLLEECWKTPGAVEVLLSHVPHSDLRSLLSEDAADIGCGSLYEQDDANVFAEPSVISAHVLPYLLHMVEKHSESLVLAQSLSTWAEENTPQLLGNLALCKDLKPAETLTLLMDPQFHSTLCGLLTRTVLLLHLLKTCDNMQHLCEPSALQMTLKEVCSLLSRQGVSLSCALVSAVASVTQGLSISKNCSC; from the exons ATGTGTTGTTTCCTCTTTTTTCTGCTCTTTGTGAGGAGAAGTTGGATTGTCACTACCTTGCTTTTGAGG AAAGTCAAAGCATGTGTGGGTGATATCTGGAAGATGACACGTGGCCGTCTTCTGCCCAACTGTAGCAGCTTGCAGCAACAGCTCATTTCTATCATCTGGACCAATGCTGAAAGCCCA GTGGAAGGTGTGTCAGACTGCGCCCGTGTTGCCTTTAGCCTCCTGTTAGACGTCTATGAAATGGACTGTGTGCAGTTTGGAGACACCGCGAAGCCTCTTTATCTTCCTTTGCTGCACCGAATTATCCAACTCCCATGGGAATCCAAAGCCAAATACCATCGCCTCAGTGCTCTACTACCATATCTGGGGACCGACAag GTTCTGGATCAGTATGCTGAGTTACCAGATCATCTTCTGAAGTGCATGTCAAATGATCATCTATCGCCAAGTGGGTCAGAACTTTACAAGTGTCTGATCCAGCACCAGAGAAAAGAGCTTTGTGGTGACTCTTCAAAGTCGGAGTCCGATCTGGCCAATCATTGGGCAAAACGTTGGCTTTCTGTCCTCCTTGAGGCATTGACATCACATGTAGTTCTTCTTCAGAGTAACGGTTCTACATACTTACTGCCATCCACCCTCCAAGTCTTTCCTTCTGCTGTGGAGCCACTCCTGGCCTCCTTAGACCCATTCTCTCCAGGTCATCTCTGTGCCTGGGCCTTCATCATGAGCAGCTACCGGGCCACAACTGGAGCCTCCCCCTGGGCCCTGCAGGGGAACTCCACCTTGAAAACCCTCCAGCTTGCTCTGGGGTCTGCAGATGACAAAATTCGACTTGCTGCCCTCAATGTCCTGTGCTGTAGCCCCAAGACCAAAGAGACTCCATCATTAGAAGAACTGGAAATCATGAGGACCTTCATTCCTCAGAATCTCAATTCTGAGTCCTCACTTTTTCGACAACATTTTCAAGCAGCAGTGAGGAGATTTTTGGTTCGGATTAGAGATGGCTGCTTGGCTCAGGTCAAACAACAAAAGGGCAAGGAGCACACCAGCCAGACGGAAAGCTCACAAGAAAGTCTGAGCCGGGGCATAG GTTTTGTGGACTGGTTGTGTCAGCTTGCATGCTACAATCTGACACCAGGACACTGCTACCAGAGGAAGAAGACTGCCTTACTGTTGATGTCTGCCTTGTTTGAAACCTGCACAGACACATGGAGTCCCAACAAAAAGAAGGGACAACCACCGG TGAACATGGGGTGTCTCATTCATTGTGCAAGGTTAAGAGGACAGTGGGACTTCTTTTCCAGGGAAAAATTGCTGGTTGTCATCAGCTGTTTGGAAGATTCCACAAACGAG ATTCGAGAGCTTTCAGCTGGGTTATTGGTTAAGTTTTTTCCGCCCACTGTGCCTGACGATATTGCTGCTAGTCTGCTCACTCGGACCAAGAAGCTTCTGAGCAGTCCTCGGGTTCAGCAGGCCCAGATGGGGGCACTAATGATGAAGGTCCTCCATCACAA ATGGCAAGGCCTCCCTGAACACTGCAAATTAAACAGTGACATCAATATCAGCGGTAGACGTAATATACAGGCTTACAGTGTTATTAGATTTCTTGTGAAGGAGCTTGATGATCACTACCTCACAGCCAAGACTAACCTGTTGCTCGCTGCCCGAACCAAGCCTATACACG gTGTGCTTAGTGCCCTCCAGAGATGTTTGTTGGAGGCCTCCTGCAGTATTTATGATTCACTTGATCCTGCACTGACAACTGAGGTGCTGAGCCTGCTGGAGAAAATCTCACTGCTCCTGTTGGGTGTGCTGCATGGACAGCGCCATACTGAAAGTG ATGCTCCCCCTTCTTTTTGTGACATGGGGAACGCCATTAACTCTCTGATAGAACACTCATCTGAAGGGGAACAAGGGGATAGAGGAGAAGATTGTGTCTTGTTGTCAGAAGAACACAGCCTTGTTCTCACCTGCTGCTGGGTCTCACTTAAG GAAACAGGAATCCTTTTAGGTTCTCTAGTGGAGAGAATTCTCTCAGAATCGAAGCCTGCAACCTGTTTtctaacaaaacaacaactcaGAAGAGCATcagatattttcaaaaatattctcCTCAAATGCCGTCACTGG GGGGCAGTAGAGGGTTGCTGTGTGGGCTTCACCAGATTCTGTTCCTCCCTACTAGGCAGCAGTGATCCTGACCTCAGGGATATACCAGCTCACATGCTCCAACAA GGATTACAAGCTGTGCAGTCTCCCAGTTCAACCTCTGTAACTCGACGAGCCGCAGGGTTGCCTATGCTCATCCTGTGTGTCTTGTCTGCAGAGGAGGCTAGTAAAACACGGCCACTCTTAGCGCACAGTATGAAAATCTTAATGGATACCGCCAGAACTCCCCTTCCTGAGAACTGGGACCAGACTCTGGACATCCCACAG GTGTGTGCGGTTCACACGCTACAGGCTCTGGTGCGTGGATCTGGCCTGGGTGTTGCCATCCTCCAGTTTGCCCCCACTGTAGCCACTTTATCTCTCACGATGCTCAGTTCTCCCTGCTGGGCCATGAGGAATGCAGCCCTGCAGCTTTACA GCTCTCTTTGCTCACGGATGCTTGGTCAGAGGCCCAGCAGTGAGGAGGGTGCAACTAAACATGGCATGTCCCCTCACGCCTTCTTCCACCACTACTCCTCACTTAAGCCCGTCCTCGTTGAGGAGCTCAGAGTGGCAGCTTTTGACCTTCAAGCTCCTCCTGAGGATGCCAGGCTTCGCCTCCAGCCCTCGCTCTATCCAATCCTTACTCTCTTATCCCAACTGCAGCCTGGAGTCCAGGATTCAGCAGA AACATTGGCAGACTTCCTGCCGCCTTTACTTCAGCTATCTGCCAGTCCCATTTACAGTGTGAGAGTGATGGCCTCAAAGGCACTGGTCGCCATGACTCCCCCCTCAGACTACATGAACATCGTCGTCAAGCTAACAAGCCAGTTGCCCCACACACCAGAGCACTGCTCTCATAACCGGCTCCACGGACAGCTGCTGCAAATTAAAGCTCTCCTGGACAGAGCTCTCAGCACTGACTG TGCATCTCCAGCAGAGCTCCATGCAGCAGTGAGCGCTATTGAGGCATCAGTGTGGCTTGCCTCTAGTCTCCAGTGCTGTCCTCTGGTGAGAGGGGCGTACGTCACAGTGGTGGAGTTGCTGAGAAGATGCTGCTGTGAGACTTTTGTGTCAAAGCTCTTTGACATTCTTGTTCATGAACTTCGAGCACCACAACAAGGACTTCAG gtTGGGCTGTCTTCCTTCCATCAACAagccatcaattttctatgtgCAGACCACCAGTGGGCTTGTGACATCTGGGAAACTTTTCCAGCGGCGAGCTGTGATCTAAAGCTGGCATTGGTCACGTGGGTGGTGGAGAGCCAGACTTCACTGATAAGCCACTTGAAAGATTTGATAAAGAGTGTGTTGCAG TCCAGTCTGAGGGAAGCCTTGTTGAGCCCCATGGTGGAGTACCGCAGAACCCATCTTGCAGCTTTAGTAGCAGTGATAACCAGAGAGAATTCTCTTCCTCCACCGGCCTTTCTTGAGGAGCCAGTTCTGGGGTGTCTGGATTTGTTGTTGAAGGACCTGGAAGGTCAGCGAGGCGGTTCTGAATTTTTGTCCCATGCTTTGCATGGTGCAAGTCACCTGCTTTCCCAATG CTCTAAAGATTCAGTGATCGAACGCTGGTGTGGTATCTTGGAGTCTCACCGGTCCCCCGATTCTCTTGAGGTTCTGAGGGTAGCTTGTGCTGAAGCTCTCTGTGTGGCTGGCCTTCCTCTAATGACCCAAAACCGCATTCCTCCAACCATCACCATCAA GTTGCTGAGCACTGGCCTGTACTTGCTGCAGGACCAAAGCCAGCTGGTGAGGACAAAAGCAGCCAGCTTCATCTCCTTACTGCATCATACCAAAGGAGGAGGCCAGAGGAGTGTCAATCTGATCCAGGTCAACCTGACTGTGCCGCTCCTGCTGGACCTACTACTGGAAGAATGCTGGAAAACTCCAGGAGCAGTGGAGGTGCTACTGTCTCATGTACCTCATTCTGACCTGCGATCACTGCTGAGTGAGGATGCTGCAGACATTGG GTGTGGCAGCCTCTATGAGCAAGATGATGCTAATGTGTTTGCAGAGCCTTCAGTAATCTCTGCACATGTGTTGCCCTACCTCCTACATATGGTGGAAAAACACTCAGAATCGCTGGTGTTGGCACAGAGCCTGAGCACATGGGCAGAAGAGAACACTCCTCAACTGCTAGGCAACCTTGCACTGTGCAAAGATCTCAAGCCAG CTGAGACGCTGACTCTCCTCATGGACCCCCAGTTCCATAGCACCCTGTGCGGCCTTTTAACCAGAAcagtcctcctcctccatctgttGAAAACCTGTGACAATATGCAACATCTCTGTGAGCCCTCAGCACTGCAGATGACTTTAAAGGAAGTTTGCAGTCTTCTAAGTCGGCAAGGTGTCTCCTTGAGCTGTGCTCTTGTGTCTGCTGTGGCCTCTGTCACACAAGGACTATCAATAAGCAAAAACTGCTCTTGTTGA
- the si:ch211-225b11.4 gene encoding thyroid adenoma-associated protein homolog isoform X3 translates to MFLEDSVVGRDVWQEFCPLFVNKLSELFSYILRQESLRDGPLCYLAVKVCLQIFQLLSREVAPAVWDKDKRSPAVQNILQALTDIILGQSSNRDTRLLAGTAMAMLINTASDSNSGVVAAWSVFQSFHKEPWLLTVGALQVQCRPTEGDGVGRLAMSRGLLTCCQSHILLSSCEDGREGCLLLDVLFPLFSALCEEKLDCHYLAFEVFTLWLKKVKACVGDIWKMTRGRLLPNCSSLQQQLISIIWTNAESPVEGVSDCARVAFSLLLDVYEMDCVQFGDTAKPLYLPLLHRIIQLPWESKAKYHRLSALLPYLGTDKVLDQYAELPDHLLKCMSNDHLSPSGSELYKCLIQHQRKELCGDSSKSESDLANHWAKRWLSVLLEALTSHVVLLQSNGSTYLLPSTLQVFPSAVEPLLASLDPFSPGHLCAWAFIMSSYRATTGASPWALQGNSTLKTLQLALGSADDKIRLAALNVLCCSPKTKETPSLEELEIMRTFIPQNLNSESSLFRQHFQAAVRRFLVRIRDGCLAQVKQQKGKEHTSQTESSQESLSRGIGFVDWLCQLACYNLTPGHCYQRKKTALLLMSALFETCTDTWSPNKKKGQPPVNMGCLIHCARLRGQWDFFSREKLLVVISCLEDSTNEIRELSAGLLVKFFPPTVPDDIAASLLTRTKKLLSSPRVQQAQMGALMMKVLHHKWQGLPEHCKLNSDINISGRRNIQAYSVIRFLVKELDDHYLTAKTNLLLAARTKPIHGVLSALQRCLLEASCSIYDSLDPALTTEVLSLLEKISLLLLGVLHGQRHTESDAPPSFCDMGNAINSLIEHSSEGEQGDRGEDCVLLSEEHSLVLTCCWVSLKETGILLGSLVERILSESKPATCFLTKQQLRRASDIFKNILLKCRHWGAVEGCCVGFTRFCSSLLGSSDPDLRDIPAHMLQQGLQAVQSPSSTSVTRRAAGLPMLILCVLSAEEASKTRPLLAHSMKILMDTARTPLPENWDQTLDIPQVCAVHTLQALVRGSGLGVAILQFAPTVATLSLTMLSSPCWAMRNAALQLYSSLCSRMLGQRPSSEEGATKHGMSPHAFFHHYSSLKPVLVEELRVAAFDLQAPPEDARLRLQPSLYPILTLLSQLQPGVQDSAETLADFLPPLLQLSASPIYSVRVMASKALVAMTPPSDYMNIVVKLTSQLPHTPEHCSHNRLHGQLLQIKALLDRALSTDCASPAELHAAVSAIEASVWLASSLQCCPLVRGAYVTVVELLRRCCCETFVSKLFDILVHELRAPQQGLQVGLSSFHQQAINFLCADHQWACDIWETFPAASCDLKLALVTWVVESQTSLISHLKDLIKSVLQSSLREALLSPMVEYRRTHLAALVAVITRENSLPPPAFLEEPVLGCLDLLLKDLEGQRGGSEFLSHALHGASHLLSQCSKDSVIERWCGILESHRSPDSLEVLRVACAEALCVAGLPLMTQNRIPPTITIKLLSTGLYLLQDQSQLVRTKAASFISLLHHTKGGGQRSVNLIQVNLTVPLLLDLLLEECWKTPGAVEVLLSHVPHSDLRSLLSEDAADIGCGSLYEQDDANVFAEPSVISAHVLPYLLHMVEKHSESLVLAQSLSTWAEENTPQLLGNLALCKDLKPAETLTLLMDPQFHSTLCGLLTRTVLLLHLLKTCDNMQHLCEPSALQMTLKEVCSLLSRQGVSLSCALVSAVASVTQGLSISKNCSC, encoded by the exons ATGTTCCTAGAGGACAGTGTTGTGGGTCGAGATGTATGGCAAGAGTTCTGCCCTTTGTTTGTGAACAAGTTGTCAGAGTTATTCTCCTATATATTGAGGCAAGAATCCCTTCGAGATGGGCCGCTGTGTTACCTTGCTGTGAAG GTTTGCCTCCAGATATTTCAGCTATTGTCTAGAGAGGTGGCTCCAGCAGTGTGGGACAAGGACAAGAGGAGCCCAGCAGTGCAGAATATCCTTCAGGCTCTTACAGATATAATCCTCGGGCAG AGCAGCAACAGGGACACTCGTCTTTTGGCGGGGACCGCTATGGCCATGCTTATCAACACGGCGTCAGATAGCAACTCTGGTGTAGTCGCGGCCTGGAGTGTCTTCCAGAGCTTTCATAAAG agccGTGGCTGCTCACAGTGGGTGCCCTTCAAGTGCAGTGCCGTCCCACAGAGGGGGATGGAGTGGGGCGACTGGCAATGAGCAGGGGCCTCCTGACCTGCTGTCAATCTCACATTTTACTCAGTTCATGTGAGGACGGTAGAGAG GGCTGTCTACTACTAGATGTGTTGTTTCCTCTTTTTTCTGCTCTTTGTGAGGAGAAGTTGGATTGTCACTACCTTGCTTTTGAGG TGTTCACACTATGGTTGAAGAAAGTCAAAGCATGTGTGGGTGATATCTGGAAGATGACACGTGGCCGTCTTCTGCCCAACTGTAGCAGCTTGCAGCAACAGCTCATTTCTATCATCTGGACCAATGCTGAAAGCCCA GTGGAAGGTGTGTCAGACTGCGCCCGTGTTGCCTTTAGCCTCCTGTTAGACGTCTATGAAATGGACTGTGTGCAGTTTGGAGACACCGCGAAGCCTCTTTATCTTCCTTTGCTGCACCGAATTATCCAACTCCCATGGGAATCCAAAGCCAAATACCATCGCCTCAGTGCTCTACTACCATATCTGGGGACCGACAag GTTCTGGATCAGTATGCTGAGTTACCAGATCATCTTCTGAAGTGCATGTCAAATGATCATCTATCGCCAAGTGGGTCAGAACTTTACAAGTGTCTGATCCAGCACCAGAGAAAAGAGCTTTGTGGTGACTCTTCAAAGTCGGAGTCCGATCTGGCCAATCATTGGGCAAAACGTTGGCTTTCTGTCCTCCTTGAGGCATTGACATCACATGTAGTTCTTCTTCAGAGTAACGGTTCTACATACTTACTGCCATCCACCCTCCAAGTCTTTCCTTCTGCTGTGGAGCCACTCCTGGCCTCCTTAGACCCATTCTCTCCAGGTCATCTCTGTGCCTGGGCCTTCATCATGAGCAGCTACCGGGCCACAACTGGAGCCTCCCCCTGGGCCCTGCAGGGGAACTCCACCTTGAAAACCCTCCAGCTTGCTCTGGGGTCTGCAGATGACAAAATTCGACTTGCTGCCCTCAATGTCCTGTGCTGTAGCCCCAAGACCAAAGAGACTCCATCATTAGAAGAACTGGAAATCATGAGGACCTTCATTCCTCAGAATCTCAATTCTGAGTCCTCACTTTTTCGACAACATTTTCAAGCAGCAGTGAGGAGATTTTTGGTTCGGATTAGAGATGGCTGCTTGGCTCAGGTCAAACAACAAAAGGGCAAGGAGCACACCAGCCAGACGGAAAGCTCACAAGAAAGTCTGAGCCGGGGCATAG GTTTTGTGGACTGGTTGTGTCAGCTTGCATGCTACAATCTGACACCAGGACACTGCTACCAGAGGAAGAAGACTGCCTTACTGTTGATGTCTGCCTTGTTTGAAACCTGCACAGACACATGGAGTCCCAACAAAAAGAAGGGACAACCACCGG TGAACATGGGGTGTCTCATTCATTGTGCAAGGTTAAGAGGACAGTGGGACTTCTTTTCCAGGGAAAAATTGCTGGTTGTCATCAGCTGTTTGGAAGATTCCACAAACGAG ATTCGAGAGCTTTCAGCTGGGTTATTGGTTAAGTTTTTTCCGCCCACTGTGCCTGACGATATTGCTGCTAGTCTGCTCACTCGGACCAAGAAGCTTCTGAGCAGTCCTCGGGTTCAGCAGGCCCAGATGGGGGCACTAATGATGAAGGTCCTCCATCACAA ATGGCAAGGCCTCCCTGAACACTGCAAATTAAACAGTGACATCAATATCAGCGGTAGACGTAATATACAGGCTTACAGTGTTATTAGATTTCTTGTGAAGGAGCTTGATGATCACTACCTCACAGCCAAGACTAACCTGTTGCTCGCTGCCCGAACCAAGCCTATACACG gTGTGCTTAGTGCCCTCCAGAGATGTTTGTTGGAGGCCTCCTGCAGTATTTATGATTCACTTGATCCTGCACTGACAACTGAGGTGCTGAGCCTGCTGGAGAAAATCTCACTGCTCCTGTTGGGTGTGCTGCATGGACAGCGCCATACTGAAAGTG ATGCTCCCCCTTCTTTTTGTGACATGGGGAACGCCATTAACTCTCTGATAGAACACTCATCTGAAGGGGAACAAGGGGATAGAGGAGAAGATTGTGTCTTGTTGTCAGAAGAACACAGCCTTGTTCTCACCTGCTGCTGGGTCTCACTTAAG GAAACAGGAATCCTTTTAGGTTCTCTAGTGGAGAGAATTCTCTCAGAATCGAAGCCTGCAACCTGTTTtctaacaaaacaacaactcaGAAGAGCATcagatattttcaaaaatattctcCTCAAATGCCGTCACTGG GGGGCAGTAGAGGGTTGCTGTGTGGGCTTCACCAGATTCTGTTCCTCCCTACTAGGCAGCAGTGATCCTGACCTCAGGGATATACCAGCTCACATGCTCCAACAA GGATTACAAGCTGTGCAGTCTCCCAGTTCAACCTCTGTAACTCGACGAGCCGCAGGGTTGCCTATGCTCATCCTGTGTGTCTTGTCTGCAGAGGAGGCTAGTAAAACACGGCCACTCTTAGCGCACAGTATGAAAATCTTAATGGATACCGCCAGAACTCCCCTTCCTGAGAACTGGGACCAGACTCTGGACATCCCACAG GTGTGTGCGGTTCACACGCTACAGGCTCTGGTGCGTGGATCTGGCCTGGGTGTTGCCATCCTCCAGTTTGCCCCCACTGTAGCCACTTTATCTCTCACGATGCTCAGTTCTCCCTGCTGGGCCATGAGGAATGCAGCCCTGCAGCTTTACA GCTCTCTTTGCTCACGGATGCTTGGTCAGAGGCCCAGCAGTGAGGAGGGTGCAACTAAACATGGCATGTCCCCTCACGCCTTCTTCCACCACTACTCCTCACTTAAGCCCGTCCTCGTTGAGGAGCTCAGAGTGGCAGCTTTTGACCTTCAAGCTCCTCCTGAGGATGCCAGGCTTCGCCTCCAGCCCTCGCTCTATCCAATCCTTACTCTCTTATCCCAACTGCAGCCTGGAGTCCAGGATTCAGCAGA AACATTGGCAGACTTCCTGCCGCCTTTACTTCAGCTATCTGCCAGTCCCATTTACAGTGTGAGAGTGATGGCCTCAAAGGCACTGGTCGCCATGACTCCCCCCTCAGACTACATGAACATCGTCGTCAAGCTAACAAGCCAGTTGCCCCACACACCAGAGCACTGCTCTCATAACCGGCTCCACGGACAGCTGCTGCAAATTAAAGCTCTCCTGGACAGAGCTCTCAGCACTGACTG TGCATCTCCAGCAGAGCTCCATGCAGCAGTGAGCGCTATTGAGGCATCAGTGTGGCTTGCCTCTAGTCTCCAGTGCTGTCCTCTGGTGAGAGGGGCGTACGTCACAGTGGTGGAGTTGCTGAGAAGATGCTGCTGTGAGACTTTTGTGTCAAAGCTCTTTGACATTCTTGTTCATGAACTTCGAGCACCACAACAAGGACTTCAG gtTGGGCTGTCTTCCTTCCATCAACAagccatcaattttctatgtgCAGACCACCAGTGGGCTTGTGACATCTGGGAAACTTTTCCAGCGGCGAGCTGTGATCTAAAGCTGGCATTGGTCACGTGGGTGGTGGAGAGCCAGACTTCACTGATAAGCCACTTGAAAGATTTGATAAAGAGTGTGTTGCAG TCCAGTCTGAGGGAAGCCTTGTTGAGCCCCATGGTGGAGTACCGCAGAACCCATCTTGCAGCTTTAGTAGCAGTGATAACCAGAGAGAATTCTCTTCCTCCACCGGCCTTTCTTGAGGAGCCAGTTCTGGGGTGTCTGGATTTGTTGTTGAAGGACCTGGAAGGTCAGCGAGGCGGTTCTGAATTTTTGTCCCATGCTTTGCATGGTGCAAGTCACCTGCTTTCCCAATG CTCTAAAGATTCAGTGATCGAACGCTGGTGTGGTATCTTGGAGTCTCACCGGTCCCCCGATTCTCTTGAGGTTCTGAGGGTAGCTTGTGCTGAAGCTCTCTGTGTGGCTGGCCTTCCTCTAATGACCCAAAACCGCATTCCTCCAACCATCACCATCAA GTTGCTGAGCACTGGCCTGTACTTGCTGCAGGACCAAAGCCAGCTGGTGAGGACAAAAGCAGCCAGCTTCATCTCCTTACTGCATCATACCAAAGGAGGAGGCCAGAGGAGTGTCAATCTGATCCAGGTCAACCTGACTGTGCCGCTCCTGCTGGACCTACTACTGGAAGAATGCTGGAAAACTCCAGGAGCAGTGGAGGTGCTACTGTCTCATGTACCTCATTCTGACCTGCGATCACTGCTGAGTGAGGATGCTGCAGACATTGG GTGTGGCAGCCTCTATGAGCAAGATGATGCTAATGTGTTTGCAGAGCCTTCAGTAATCTCTGCACATGTGTTGCCCTACCTCCTACATATGGTGGAAAAACACTCAGAATCGCTGGTGTTGGCACAGAGCCTGAGCACATGGGCAGAAGAGAACACTCCTCAACTGCTAGGCAACCTTGCACTGTGCAAAGATCTCAAGCCAG CTGAGACGCTGACTCTCCTCATGGACCCCCAGTTCCATAGCACCCTGTGCGGCCTTTTAACCAGAAcagtcctcctcctccatctgttGAAAACCTGTGACAATATGCAACATCTCTGTGAGCCCTCAGCACTGCAGATGACTTTAAAGGAAGTTTGCAGTCTTCTAAGTCGGCAAGGTGTCTCCTTGAGCTGTGCTCTTGTGTCTGCTGTGGCCTCTGTCACACAAGGACTATCAATAAGCAAAAACTGCTCTTGTTGA